A single genomic interval of Acidobacteriota bacterium harbors:
- a CDS encoding XrtA system polysaccharide deacetylase, with protein sequence MDHQLNLLTIDLEEWFSVEIFSDRYSFEDWAKLPSTLVHNSRLLLDLFERKSVRATWFVLGWCAERHPDLIREIYRAGHEIACHSYRHRQVGTLTPEAFRADTERARDAVTGAVGVPPSGYRAPSWSLDETVPWAFETLAELGFEYDSSIFPIKHDIYGMPGGPRHLFKMKFDSGKYLYEVPASTYRLFGQNLPIGGGGYLRHSPYWYSRRMIRRLNSQGHPVVVYVHPWEFDPDPPGVKGLSAVQRFRTYGSTGTFVYKLERLLDEFEFACMADYIAFTTKKKIGFDRQ encoded by the coding sequence ATGGATCATCAGCTGAATCTTCTTACGATTGATCTGGAGGAATGGTTTTCGGTGGAGATCTTCTCCGACCGCTATTCCTTCGAAGACTGGGCAAAGCTGCCGTCGACACTGGTGCACAACAGCCGGCTGCTGCTGGATCTGTTCGAGCGCAAGTCGGTTCGCGCAACCTGGTTCGTTCTGGGCTGGTGCGCCGAACGACACCCCGATTTGATCCGCGAGATATACCGGGCGGGGCACGAGATCGCGTGTCACAGCTATCGTCATCGACAGGTCGGTACCCTGACACCTGAGGCCTTCAGGGCGGACACCGAACGGGCGCGGGATGCCGTCACGGGTGCCGTTGGTGTTCCTCCCTCCGGGTACCGCGCCCCGAGCTGGTCGCTTGACGAGACCGTGCCGTGGGCGTTCGAGACGCTGGCCGAGCTGGGCTTCGAGTATGACAGCTCCATTTTCCCGATCAAGCACGATATCTATGGCATGCCGGGGGGGCCGCGCCACCTGTTCAAAATGAAATTCGACAGCGGCAAGTACCTGTATGAGGTTCCCGCCTCTACCTATCGGCTGTTCGGCCAGAACCTGCCCATCGGGGGCGGCGGCTACCTTCGCCATTCTCCCTACTGGTATTCCCGGCGGATGATACGCCGGCTGAACAGTCAGGGGCACCCGGTGGTTGTCTACGTGCATCCCTGGGAATTCGACCCCGATCCCCCCGGTGTAAAGGGGCTTTCCGCGGTGCAGCGTTTCCGCACCTACGGTTCTACCGGGACGTTTGTCTACAAGCTTGAGCGGCTGCTCGACGAGTTCGAGTTTGCGTGCATGGCGGATTATATCGCTTTCACGACGAAAAAGAAGATTGGCTTCGACCGCCAGTAG
- a CDS encoding STAS domain-containing protein, with protein sequence MDGISISLLEDGGNRDVSAVRVDGVIDTLTASELEEVIDSLLKRSRYKIVIDLAGVDYISSAGWGIFISHIRDVRANGGDIILADMNPDVYEIFELLEFDNVLKVFGSTDAAIDSFGGADDAPGEKKKGTTVARQVVAEAISSQEPGAGAAPRGGMPGSDEQTTGDLEVAVCRVVRQDPFVTVAEIRRHVNSHFGGRHVGWWRIVSVLRKKGLLSRRSRFRYAWGRS encoded by the coding sequence ATGGATGGTATCAGCATCTCATTACTCGAAGACGGCGGCAACCGTGACGTCTCCGCGGTGCGCGTTGACGGCGTGATCGATACTTTGACCGCCAGCGAACTTGAAGAGGTAATAGACTCTCTTCTCAAACGCAGCCGCTACAAGATCGTGATCGACCTGGCCGGTGTCGATTATATCTCCTCGGCCGGCTGGGGGATATTCATCTCCCACATTCGAGACGTTCGGGCCAACGGGGGCGACATAATCCTCGCCGACATGAACCCGGACGTCTATGAGATTTTTGAGTTGCTCGAGTTCGACAACGTGCTGAAGGTCTTTGGGTCGACCGATGCGGCGATCGACAGTTTCGGCGGAGCCGACGACGCTCCGGGAGAAAAAAAAAAGGGAACGACCGTAGCTCGGCAGGTAGTCGCTGAGGCGATTTCGAGCCAGGAACCCGGAGCGGGCGCCGCGCCGCGGGGCGGCATGCCTGGTTCTGACGAGCAGACCACCGGCGATCTGGAAGTGGCCGTATGCCGGGTGGTCCGACAGGATCCGTTTGTGACGGTGGCCGAGATCAGGCGTCACGTCAATTCCCACTTCGGCGGTCGGCACGTCGGCTGGTGGCGTATCGTCTCCGTTTTGCGGAAAAAGGGCTTATTGAGCCGGAGATCTCGTTTCAGGTATGCGTGGGGACGCTCCTGA
- a CDS encoding SpoIIE family protein phosphatase, which yields MFRRPIKEINAEFLAEEKYLDSIQKIVRESCAVAGMPRKQVTAVLLAIEEGATNIIRHAYLYEKGTLRVRIVIYRKLIAFSLIDSGRSFQPDGSGKLDLARLVESGRRGGLGFYMVQKIMDSVEYISSAGFNELRMLKRIRPSAGRTPPLLRRMFTLRVKFSFWTLFIVTLIIGATYYYVNTRTVAQAYDSLDETAGALATTIADQAAGYIINRRSDVEFDRLTVSYKKSNPFIRLIVVTDTAGVTLAHSDDIHNIRKPYTPPVPARPGSLRGPRRISVDGARLNYLALPMAAGERPLGTIHMVYTSESINAKLVEARRKTLLVTTGLLLVGIVGIYLLSSYFVTPIVKITQRVRRFTSGDLETELPLEGADEFFEISRALNEMMTRLSRDRRNVVEREKMAKEIQVASQIQKMLLPRDLPRLPGLEVDAFYRAASVVGGDLYDVFRIGEQRYCLVVADVSGKGVPASLVMSMLRTVIQIQAINATSAKATLLTVHEYLSGNIPPGMFITVLLAIFDGPGRKLNLVSAGHNPLLHFHAGTRQLTKVNPSGMPLGVPITLGQTFAETLEEVELPLQPGDLLFLYTDGVTEATNREGKRYGLERLTAFIQAQFHDGAVPPASVLTRGIVDEIDNFSGFAKQNDDITFIVARTAYEVEQASPRSDELHGELGIRNLPDDREAQRG from the coding sequence ATGTTCCGTCGACCGATCAAAGAGATCAATGCCGAGTTCCTGGCCGAGGAAAAGTACCTCGACAGCATACAGAAAATCGTGCGTGAGTCCTGTGCCGTGGCCGGGATGCCTCGCAAGCAGGTAACCGCCGTCCTGCTCGCCATCGAGGAGGGGGCCACCAACATCATTCGCCACGCCTACCTGTACGAGAAGGGGACCCTGCGGGTCCGGATCGTCATATACAGGAAACTTATTGCGTTTTCACTGATTGACTCCGGGCGGTCTTTCCAGCCGGACGGCTCCGGGAAGCTGGACCTGGCCAGACTGGTCGAATCAGGGCGACGCGGCGGTCTGGGCTTCTACATGGTTCAGAAAATCATGGACTCGGTCGAGTATATCTCTTCGGCCGGGTTCAACGAACTTCGCATGCTCAAGCGAATCCGGCCCAGCGCCGGCAGGACGCCGCCCCTGCTGAGAAGGATGTTTACGCTGCGGGTCAAGTTCTCCTTCTGGACCCTCTTCATCGTGACGCTGATAATCGGCGCCACGTATTACTACGTCAACACTCGGACGGTGGCTCAAGCCTACGATTCTCTGGATGAAACGGCCGGGGCTCTGGCCACGACCATCGCCGATCAGGCCGCCGGGTACATTATCAACCGTCGGAGCGACGTCGAGTTCGACCGGCTCACGGTCAGCTACAAGAAATCCAATCCCTTCATCAGGCTGATCGTAGTGACCGACACTGCCGGCGTGACGCTGGCGCATTCCGACGACATCCACAACATTCGCAAACCATACACGCCGCCCGTGCCGGCCCGACCCGGGTCGCTCCGCGGACCTCGCCGCATCAGTGTCGACGGCGCCAGGCTGAACTACCTGGCCTTGCCGATGGCCGCCGGAGAGAGGCCCCTCGGTACCATTCACATGGTGTACACGTCGGAGTCCATCAACGCCAAGCTGGTCGAGGCCCGCCGGAAAACGCTGCTGGTAACGACCGGGTTGCTCCTGGTCGGTATCGTGGGCATCTACCTCCTGTCGAGCTACTTTGTCACCCCCATCGTCAAGATCACGCAGCGCGTGCGTCGTTTTACGTCCGGCGACCTGGAAACGGAGTTGCCGTTGGAAGGTGCGGACGAGTTTTTCGAAATATCACGGGCGCTCAACGAGATGATGACGCGCCTGAGCCGCGACAGGAGAAACGTTGTCGAGCGGGAGAAGATGGCCAAGGAAATCCAGGTGGCCTCCCAGATACAGAAGATGCTTCTGCCGCGCGATCTGCCCCGGCTGCCCGGTCTGGAAGTTGACGCCTTCTATCGCGCCGCTTCGGTGGTGGGCGGGGATCTGTACGACGTCTTCCGGATCGGCGAACAGCGTTACTGCCTGGTGGTGGCTGACGTATCCGGCAAGGGCGTCCCGGCCTCGCTGGTGATGTCGATGCTGCGCACGGTCATACAGATTCAGGCAATAAATGCCACCTCGGCCAAGGCCACGCTTCTGACCGTCCATGAGTACCTGTCCGGAAACATTCCTCCCGGGATGTTCATCACGGTTCTTCTGGCCATATTTGACGGCCCCGGCCGCAAGCTCAATCTCGTCTCGGCCGGCCACAACCCGCTGCTGCATTTCCATGCGGGGACGCGACAACTCACCAAGGTTAACCCATCGGGGATGCCCCTGGGGGTGCCGATCACGCTGGGCCAGACGTTCGCCGAGACGCTGGAGGAAGTGGAACTCCCGCTGCAACCCGGAGACCTTCTGTTCCTGTATACCGACGGCGTGACCGAGGCCACCAACCGCGAGGGCAAACGCTACGGACTGGAACGACTGACGGCGTTCATTCAGGCACAGTTCCACGATGGTGCGGTGCCGCCGGCCTCCGTACTCACGCGCGGAATTGTTGACGAGATTGACAACTTCTCCGGTTTCGCCAAGCAAAACGACGATATCACGTTCATTGTGGCGCGGACGGCGTACGAAGTCGAGCAGGCTTCGCCCCGGTCCGATGAGCTTCACGGCGAGCTGGGAATTCGCAATCTTCCTGACGACCGCGAGGCGCAAAGAGGCTAA
- a CDS encoding tetratricopeptide repeat protein — protein MIEYILVLLVLLFAAVSFILGYDRFKSRRRRPESSLYVQSLIDLLDGKPESAFTKLRQVVAEDSNNVDAYVRLGQILRENKNPDRALQVHKDLTLRGTLSGEEKKAILKQLVADYLALQELSTSERALKEIISIDPHDRWAHAALLELQEKARRWEDAYQTAATVLRLQGNKSKKPLARYKFQMAEQLYRKREYHKARIVYKEAIGLDSAFVPAYLAIGDSYRDEQRFEDAVNFWSRLISAVPEKGHLVIDRLKKTLFDLGRFGDIVQICNSILEHDPRNLEARRTLAEFHEKKGDLDAAAELLEQIFEDYSDDYLTVLELARLYLEKGDKKKVDGLLRSLERKREMLKQTVPERPASTSAAGA, from the coding sequence ATGATTGAGTACATCCTCGTTTTACTGGTGCTGCTTTTCGCCGCGGTGTCTTTCATTCTGGGGTATGACCGCTTCAAGTCGCGGCGCCGAAGGCCGGAGTCGTCCCTGTACGTCCAGTCGCTGATCGATCTTCTGGACGGCAAACCGGAATCCGCCTTCACGAAACTGCGTCAGGTAGTGGCTGAAGATTCAAACAACGTTGATGCTTACGTTCGGTTGGGCCAGATCCTGCGCGAGAACAAGAATCCCGATCGCGCTCTGCAGGTGCACAAAGACCTGACTTTGCGGGGTACGCTGTCCGGCGAGGAGAAAAAGGCGATTCTCAAGCAACTTGTCGCCGACTACCTGGCCCTTCAGGAACTCAGCACGAGTGAACGGGCCCTCAAGGAGATAATCTCGATAGACCCGCACGATCGCTGGGCGCACGCCGCGTTGCTCGAGCTTCAGGAAAAGGCCCGGAGATGGGAGGATGCCTACCAGACTGCGGCCACCGTGCTCCGCCTGCAGGGCAACAAGTCCAAGAAGCCTCTTGCGCGGTACAAGTTCCAGATGGCCGAACAGCTCTACCGTAAGCGTGAGTACCACAAAGCAAGAATCGTGTACAAAGAAGCCATCGGTCTGGACTCCGCTTTCGTCCCCGCGTATCTGGCTATCGGCGACTCCTACCGCGATGAACAGCGCTTTGAGGATGCCGTCAATTTCTGGAGCAGACTTATCTCGGCCGTTCCAGAGAAGGGACATCTCGTGATCGACCGGCTGAAGAAGACGCTCTTCGACCTGGGGCGCTTTGGCGACATCGTCCAGATTTGCAACAGCATACTCGAGCACGATCCGAGAAACCTCGAGGCCCGTCGAACGCTGGCCGAGTTCCACGAGAAGAAGGGTGACCTTGACGCCGCGGCGGAACTGCTCGAACAGATTTTCGAGGATTACTCCGATGACTATCTGACCGTGCTGGAACTGGCCCGGCTGTACCTGGAAAAGGGGGACAAGAAGAAGGTCGATGGGCTCTTGCGCAGCCTGGAGCGCAAACGCGAGATGTTAAAGCAAACCGTGCCGGAGAGACCGGCCAGTACTTCTGCTGCCGGGGCCTGA
- a CDS encoding tetratricopeptide repeat protein — protein sequence MESYRLSSKLRQKDREYLIQTSNDANLGSVLTTVYVDGVPAETISCPHPSEINAEEVLSFVKATHGEKKKEIETLLQSYRRVSESADVERMYHLATAFFYKGFHNEARDLFMAVTDLSPGNHQAYNFLGMTELALRRLKEALGAAAQAVSERPGYADYHNNYAEIFLANNDHRQAIAELQKAIDINMYYSDAYFNLGLAHLLAAVNSPDSGRLAEVVRQAGDCFHRASLIYANFKGEAFQEGMKALRDHDFIRALGIFKRIREEKKATHRREFAAFYMKFVLYPEWVSEKAVVERIRFLKSELSKNPTYVDLHAELAECYFEQAKLAWKEGMEELRRTAEINPSIPKIPPSLDRADAVYSYMNDALMQLVEKG from the coding sequence ATGGAATCCTATCGTTTGAGCAGTAAGTTGCGACAGAAGGATCGCGAGTACCTGATCCAGACTTCGAACGACGCCAACCTCGGTTCGGTTCTGACAACCGTGTACGTCGACGGTGTGCCGGCTGAGACCATCAGCTGCCCGCACCCTTCCGAGATCAATGCCGAGGAAGTGCTGTCGTTCGTCAAGGCCACCCACGGCGAGAAAAAGAAGGAGATCGAGACGCTCCTTCAGTCCTACCGCCGGGTCTCCGAGAGCGCCGACGTGGAAAGGATGTATCACCTGGCTACGGCCTTCTTTTACAAGGGGTTTCATAACGAAGCGCGGGATCTCTTCATGGCCGTCACGGACCTCAGCCCCGGGAACCACCAGGCCTATAACTTCCTCGGCATGACGGAGCTGGCCCTCCGCAGGCTGAAGGAGGCGCTTGGGGCGGCGGCGCAGGCGGTCAGTGAGCGTCCCGGCTACGCCGACTACCACAACAACTACGCTGAGATTTTCCTGGCGAACAACGACCACCGGCAGGCCATCGCCGAGCTGCAAAAAGCGATCGACATCAACATGTACTACAGTGACGCCTACTTCAATCTGGGCCTGGCGCACCTTCTTGCGGCCGTAAACTCCCCGGATTCCGGACGGCTGGCGGAAGTTGTTCGGCAGGCCGGCGACTGCTTTCACCGTGCTTCGCTGATCTACGCCAATTTCAAGGGCGAGGCGTTTCAGGAAGGCATGAAGGCACTGCGGGACCACGATTTCATCCGCGCCCTCGGTATTTTCAAGCGCATCCGGGAGGAGAAGAAGGCGACGCACCGGCGGGAATTCGCGGCCTTCTACATGAAGTTCGTGCTCTACCCGGAATGGGTTTCGGAAAAGGCCGTCGTCGAACGCATTCGGTTTCTCAAGTCGGAGTTGAGCAAGAATCCGACCTACGTCGATCTCCACGCGGAGTTGGCCGAGTGTTACTTCGAGCAGGCAAAACTGGCCTGGAAGGAGGGGATGGAAGAGTTGCGTCGAACGGCCGAGATAAATCCGTCGATCCCTAAGATTCCTCCGAGCCTGGATCGGGCGGACGCTGTGTACAGCTATATGAACGATGCGCTAATGCAGCTTGTGGAGAAAGGGTAA
- a CDS encoding CpsD/CapB family tyrosine-protein kinase, with product MARPNVPITEYFVADSAFATEFRRLLYRLMNLPDKRDLKSILVSSAILSEGKSTVAAFLAIVAARKGLKTLLVDCDLRRPVIHRLFALPRVHGVVELLSEGLAVKSVIKKTSVDKLEIITAGRLNTHPGDVFDAAAIGSLLADLKFYYDLILVDSPPVIPVSDPMLLASEVDGVLLVIKSGFTQREIVRRAVEILGRDEGKLLGFVMNNINRSLPYYYDHRHYGYDYAPRSNNDASGDRPPAGGGGSEHPPERSGRKGSKSPS from the coding sequence ATGGCCCGGCCGAACGTTCCCATCACCGAGTATTTCGTGGCTGATTCAGCGTTTGCCACCGAGTTCCGGCGGCTCCTGTACCGCCTGATGAACCTGCCGGACAAACGCGATCTGAAGTCAATCCTGGTATCGTCAGCGATTCTGTCGGAGGGCAAGTCCACGGTGGCGGCGTTCCTGGCCATCGTCGCCGCCCGCAAGGGGCTCAAGACGCTTCTGGTCGACTGCGATTTACGGCGGCCGGTGATCCACAGGTTGTTCGCCCTGCCGCGGGTCCACGGCGTCGTGGAACTGCTCAGCGAGGGGCTGGCGGTCAAGAGCGTCATCAAGAAGACGAGCGTCGACAAGCTGGAGATAATTACCGCCGGGCGCCTGAACACTCACCCCGGTGACGTTTTCGATGCCGCGGCCATCGGCTCCCTGCTCGCTGATCTCAAGTTTTACTACGACCTGATTCTCGTTGACAGTCCGCCGGTAATACCGGTCTCCGACCCGATGCTCCTGGCTTCTGAAGTGGACGGCGTCCTGCTGGTGATCAAGTCAGGGTTCACACAGAGGGAAATTGTCAGGCGAGCGGTGGAAATCCTGGGCCGGGATGAAGGCAAACTGTTGGGCTTTGTCATGAACAACATCAATCGAAGTCTGCCGTACTACTACGATCATCGGCATTACGGTTATGATTACGCGCCGAGAAGCAACAACGATGCATCGGGGGACAGACCGCCTGCCGGGGGCGGTGGCAGTGAGCACCCGCCGGAACGTTCCGGCAGGAAAGGGTCGAAATCACCCTCGTAG
- a CDS encoding GGDEF domain-containing protein gives MTAHSIITAALALLVLLLLYLLLSRIRAERRQTAAVRRMNLAEFADFLRSNSLEGTIQLVAGKVSDLLKGALGCERIVFLRKQRGFLELNYYHGIRQFNRQDFRLRFSRRLVEQLGEDFRPRPLADLDKELPEHFMQNLRRREFNLFFPIFWRDNLYGLYFIQSTIETSTESFNLLVAAVAQSLSAAYHIKWHEQKLDRIQRRLDLAASADREQQNQNSSGILRLVRHRNSETVVRKIFDTVRTELDLKKAALLYEPKEKNDPLHLIHSDNPSGMEPPDRETFDVLIRELSRQEQVDLDQFDGRSAAASAVSVFKKAGLKYAALFPLSASRVGLFVWAGERAPSEIASRLRQYRDPASVLISNAEMFEKAEEMSYTDGLTGLANRRYFLRRLKEEIDRAKRYTRSLALIILDMDELKAINDQHGHQAGDAVIRRMGGILRSSIRAIDIIARYGGDEFCVVMPEADSATCARFMNRLQQKIAMSKFCADIVDTDLACTISLGGAVFPDHAADSNSLIFAADMALLKAKEAGRNHYRLYEPVPQVDNPSK, from the coding sequence ATGACTGCCCATTCGATCATAACTGCCGCGCTGGCCCTGCTGGTGCTTCTGCTGCTCTATTTGCTGCTGTCCAGAATCCGGGCTGAGAGGCGGCAGACAGCGGCGGTCCGCCGGATGAATCTGGCCGAGTTTGCCGATTTTCTTCGCTCCAACTCGCTTGAGGGGACCATCCAGCTGGTAGCCGGAAAGGTTTCTGACTTGCTGAAAGGGGCGCTGGGATGTGAGCGCATCGTATTTTTGCGCAAGCAGCGCGGCTTCCTTGAATTGAACTACTACCACGGGATCAGGCAGTTCAATCGCCAGGACTTCAGGCTGCGGTTCTCTCGGCGTCTGGTCGAACAGTTGGGCGAGGATTTTCGGCCCCGCCCTCTTGCCGATCTGGACAAGGAGCTGCCGGAGCATTTTATGCAGAACCTGCGCCGGCGTGAGTTTAACCTCTTTTTCCCTATATTCTGGCGCGACAACCTGTACGGTCTGTACTTCATCCAGAGCACGATTGAAACATCGACAGAGTCTTTCAATCTGCTGGTCGCGGCGGTGGCGCAGTCTCTCTCGGCGGCCTACCACATCAAATGGCATGAACAAAAACTCGACCGCATTCAGCGCCGGCTGGACCTGGCCGCGAGTGCGGACCGCGAGCAGCAGAACCAGAATTCCTCCGGCATCCTGCGACTCGTCCGGCATCGCAACTCCGAGACCGTGGTGCGGAAGATTTTTGACACCGTCCGAACCGAGCTTGACCTGAAGAAAGCGGCTCTCCTTTACGAGCCCAAGGAGAAAAACGACCCCCTGCATTTGATACACTCCGATAACCCGTCGGGGATGGAACCGCCTGATCGGGAAACGTTCGACGTGCTGATCCGTGAGCTCAGCCGACAGGAGCAGGTCGATCTGGATCAGTTCGACGGTAGATCCGCAGCCGCGTCTGCCGTCAGCGTATTCAAAAAGGCCGGGCTAAAGTATGCGGCGCTGTTCCCGTTGTCAGCGAGTCGGGTGGGGCTGTTCGTTTGGGCGGGCGAGCGTGCGCCCTCAGAAATAGCCAGCCGACTGCGGCAGTACCGGGATCCGGCTTCGGTCCTGATCAGCAATGCTGAAATGTTCGAGAAAGCCGAGGAGATGTCGTATACCGACGGCCTGACGGGTCTGGCCAATCGTCGGTATTTTCTGCGCCGGCTCAAGGAAGAGATTGATCGTGCCAAGCGGTACACACGTTCGCTGGCCCTGATCATTCTCGACATGGATGAACTGAAAGCTATCAATGACCAGCACGGGCATCAGGCCGGCGATGCCGTAATCAGACGCATGGGCGGGATTCTGCGGAGTTCCATCCGCGCGATTGACATCATTGCCCGGTACGGCGGGGACGAGTTCTGCGTCGTCATGCCGGAGGCTGATTCCGCGACGTGCGCGCGATTCATGAACCGTCTGCAGCAGAAGATCGCCATGTCGAAATTCTGTGCCGACATTGTCGATACTGACCTGGCGTGCACAATCTCCCTGGGGGGAGCCGTTTTCCCCGACCACGCAGCCGACTCCAATTCCCTGATCTTTGCGGCCGATATGGCACTTCTAAAGGCAAAGGAAGCGGGCCGCAACCACTATCGCCTGTATGAGCCCGTCCCGCAGGTGGATAATCCTTCCAAGTGA
- a CDS encoding polysaccharide biosynthesis/export family protein, with protein MKKGKQRLAGAAAAALVVLLGLVAGPAAAQYVIGPDDLLQISFWQDPDLNTQVRVGQDGKITLDVIGQIEAQGKTTEQLQNDIVRQISRLKQNISQAVVRVIAYNYNYVFVIGQITLPGKRSFEEIPDLWTLINESGGTTEFADLRRVTIIRGGAEAGKVEVVNVRQAIATGKPETLPKIRRMDTIEIPRLPVPVSAGAIFTTADRKNLIYVIGAVNSPGPITYEENIDVLDALSLAGGPTDAADLKQARLVIKDGMYAQTIGIDLDKYWRSGRPARYILQKEDTFILPARGAGFLGVGLPAVVGIIGAVASAILVYDRLTSSDGV; from the coding sequence ATGAAAAAAGGAAAGCAAAGGCTTGCAGGAGCGGCGGCCGCTGCCCTGGTGGTGCTGCTCGGGCTGGTGGCCGGCCCGGCCGCGGCCCAGTACGTTATCGGTCCGGACGATCTCCTTCAGATCAGCTTTTGGCAGGATCCTGACCTGAACACGCAGGTGCGCGTGGGGCAGGACGGCAAGATCACACTGGACGTAATAGGGCAGATTGAGGCGCAGGGGAAAACCACCGAGCAGCTGCAGAACGACATTGTGCGCCAGATCTCGCGACTCAAGCAAAACATCTCGCAGGCGGTGGTCCGGGTGATCGCGTATAACTACAACTATGTCTTTGTCATCGGGCAGATAACACTGCCCGGCAAGAGGAGCTTTGAGGAGATTCCGGATCTGTGGACCCTGATCAATGAGTCGGGGGGAACCACCGAGTTTGCCGATCTGAGGAGGGTGACCATAATTCGGGGCGGTGCCGAGGCCGGCAAGGTGGAAGTCGTAAACGTCAGGCAGGCCATCGCTACCGGCAAGCCGGAGACCCTGCCGAAAATCCGCCGCATGGATACGATTGAAATCCCGCGCCTGCCCGTCCCCGTCTCGGCGGGGGCCATTTTCACGACCGCCGACAGAAAAAACCTGATTTACGTGATAGGCGCGGTCAACTCGCCCGGCCCGATCACGTATGAGGAGAACATAGACGTTCTTGATGCATTGTCCCTCGCGGGCGGACCGACCGACGCGGCCGATCTGAAGCAGGCCAGGCTCGTGATCAAGGATGGCATGTACGCCCAGACGATCGGTATTGACCTTGATAAATACTGGCGGAGCGGCCGACCGGCTCGGTATATCCTGCAGAAGGAAGACACCTTCATCCTTCCCGCACGCGGGGCCGGCTTCCTCGGAGTCGGGCTTCCCGCAGTAGTGGGGATTATAGGTGCCGTGGCGTCGGCCATACTTGTGTACGACCGGCTCACGAGCAGCGACGGAGTGTGA
- a CDS encoding SPOR domain-containing protein, with translation MKHVSVSLLVLLALCRMDVSARDIYTLIREGNLREAADSLSAHSSAELRDGRLLFFQSLLERDGAESARLMEAALNASVPARFQEEIYYRLVQYYLLTGDVQRLSVLVSEYRARWETGRYDDQMLRFTVLANQLAGDYDTALREADRYLLRYSEGERYQWGRVDKARVLWANDKAIGAAKMLGPVARAKSGPGVPQALYLLAMDAVRRTRTDDAVFYYNLLREGYHGAVGLDDLVDQLGSMPDESSENTRAEEITGTFYSVQVGVFSSRSNAGKHAGTFEAYDKKIDIGSKTISGKKYHVVYVGRFKTFEDARRFKEQIELTHGEAYQVVAR, from the coding sequence ATGAAGCACGTATCGGTCAGCCTGCTCGTCCTTCTGGCTCTCTGCCGGATGGACGTTTCCGCCCGGGATATCTACACGCTTATCAGGGAGGGCAATCTCAGGGAAGCCGCTGATTCCCTGTCAGCGCACAGCAGTGCGGAGTTGCGTGACGGGCGCCTTTTGTTCTTCCAGAGTCTGCTGGAGCGTGACGGCGCGGAGTCGGCCCGGTTGATGGAAGCCGCCTTGAATGCCTCCGTCCCGGCCCGCTTTCAGGAGGAGATTTATTATCGCCTGGTACAGTACTACCTCCTGACCGGAGACGTGCAGCGGCTGTCCGTCCTTGTCAGTGAATACCGGGCGCGCTGGGAAACGGGCCGATATGACGATCAGATGTTACGATTCACGGTCCTGGCCAATCAACTGGCCGGGGACTACGACACGGCACTCAGAGAGGCCGACAGGTACCTGTTACGTTACAGCGAGGGCGAACGGTACCAGTGGGGACGGGTGGACAAAGCTCGCGTCCTGTGGGCCAACGACAAAGCAATCGGTGCCGCCAAAATGCTGGGGCCGGTGGCCCGAGCCAAGTCGGGTCCCGGGGTGCCCCAGGCCCTGTACCTGCTGGCCATGGATGCCGTCCGGAGGACACGCACCGACGACGCCGTGTTCTACTATAACCTTCTTCGGGAGGGCTACCACGGCGCCGTGGGGCTGGACGACCTGGTGGACCAGCTCGGCAGCATGCCGGATGAGTCGTCCGAAAACACGCGGGCCGAGGAGATCACCGGCACCTTTTACTCCGTCCAGGTCGGGGTCTTCTCCAGCCGGTCGAATGCGGGAAAGCATGCCGGGACTTTTGAAGCCTACGATAAGAAGATTGACATCGGGTCCAAGACGATCTCTGGTAAGAAGTACCACGTGGTTTATGTCGGACGCTTCAAGACGTTCGAGGATGCCCGCCGGTTCAAGGAGCAGATCGAGTTAACGCACGGGGAAGCATATCAGGTTGTAGCCCGATGA